The Segatella hominis genome includes a region encoding these proteins:
- a CDS encoding DUF4186 domain-containing protein, producing MAYWNSLSAKLAIIPNDGKQTPMKELTEEKERQYEVTVLMTWIEKQL from the coding sequence ATGGCGTATTGGAATTCACTATCTGCCAAACTTGCCATAATTCCCAATGATGGTAAGCAGACACCGATGAAAGAGCTGACAGAAGAAAAAGAACGGCAATATGAAGTTACAGTACTGATGACTTGGATTGAAAAACAACTATGA